The DNA region GACCGTGGTGACAGTCGCCCTTGCCTGCGGTGCAATCGTGTTCACCAGCGACCCGGACGATGTCACCGAGTTGGCAGCCGCGTCCGAGGTCAAGCCAGGGCTGGTCGTCCGCCGGGTCTGATCGGCTGACCACCTGGCGCGGACGTGACGTGGGTACGCCCGTACCGCTGGGGTCGGGCGGCGGCAGGGGGCCGCCGGCCCGGCCCGAGGACGGCCGGGCCGGGCCAGCGGTGCTTCAGCTCGCCGTGCAGGTGGGGGTCATGCCGGTTCCGCTGCCGTTGCCTTGGAAACCGAACTCGGTGACCTGGCCGGGGGTGAGCCGGCCGTTGTAGCTGACGTTGGTGAATCGGACGGCACCGGTGTTGCCACTGGCGGTGGCGTTCCAGGTGTTGGTGACGCTGGCGCCGCCGGGCAGGGTCATGGCGACGGTCCAGCCGTTGGTGCCGCCGGAGCCGGCGGTGACGCGGACGGTGGCGACGAAGCCGCCGGTCCAGGAGTTCAGGGAGACGGTGGCGGTGCAGCCGCCGTTGCCGGGCGGCGGCGTGGTCGGGCCGGGCGGGGGAGTCGTGGGCCCCGGCGGCGGGGTGGTCGGGCCGGGCGGGGGAGTGGTCGGCCCGGGCTGGCCGCCCTGGAACTGGGAGAAGAACTGCCAGATCTCGCGCTTGGTCCAGGTGTTGACGCCACTTTCGTTGTAGGTGCCGTCCACCGGGCCGGGCATGTGGCCGTTGTCGTACGCGGCCCACTGGACCGGGTACCCGGCGCGGCAGCCCGAGTAGGCGGTGGTGATGTGGGTCCGGCTGCCCTGCGCGGGTTCCCGTGGGCTCTGCTGGGCGCAGCCGTTGTTGCGCACGAACGTGTCCCGCAGCGAGCGGCCCATCGAGATGGGCAGGACGTTGTCGGTGATGCCGTGCAGGCCGAAGTAGGCTACGGGCTGGGTGCCGCCGCTGCAGCCGCTGATCAGCCCGCCGGAGATGACCGCGACCGCCCGGATCTGGTTCGGCCGGGCGCAGGCGAGCGCGTAGCTCATCCCGCCGCCCCAACTGAAGCCGAGAGAGAAGCGCTGCGTCGTGTCCACGCAGAGATCGCTCTCGATTCGCTAAACCATGTTGTCGAAGAAGATGACGTCCTCGCCGCCGTTGTTGGCCCAGCCGTTGCCGAGGCCCTGCGGTGCGACCAGGATGGCGCTGTTGTTCGACTGCTCCAGCTGACCGTAGTAGGACCAGGCGGCGCCACTGGTGCCGCCGGAGTCGATCTCGTTGGCGGTGCCGCCGCGCCAGTGGTACGCGAAGATCAGCCGGTACTGGCGGGTGTTGTCGTAGTTGGCGGGTAGCCGCAGGATGAAGCTACGGTTCGTGCCGTTGCTCTGGATCGTGTGGGTCCCGTTCCGCAGCGTCGGCGTACGGCCGCATCCGGCGCTCGCGGCGGCGATGCCGACGTCGGCGGCCGACACGGCGGATCCGGCGCTGGTGGTCTCTGCGCTGGCGGAACCGCCGACGAGTGTCATGCCGCCTGCGGTGATCGCGAGTACCGCCGCGAGCGCGACGGGCCCGGCGGTGGAACGAATTCTTGACATCGCAACTCCCTTGCCTGATCAGGCACGAATGGGTGGATGTGGATGACGACGTGGTGCGCTGGCCGTCGGTCGGCGGGCTGGCTGGCTGGTCGGCGAGCGGTGGTGGTCGCGCCGGCCCGAGGGCGGACAGCATCCCTACTCGACGCCCGGCAGGCCCTGGGGCGGACGCCCGGATCCGCAGGGTCTGGCAGATGGCTCGCCCGGTGAGCCATGGACCCGTTCCCGTCAGCCATCGATTGTGATCGATAACACTGGGTTCGTCAAGCTGGGTCGGGCCGGCTGCGGGCCGGGTCCGCCAGGGAAGTCGCTCGACCGCCCTGGAGCGCCGTGAGCGCTAACATCCGCAGCCCGGAGACGCCGGTCACGGTGGGTTTGGTCGGCCCGCCCTGGGGCAGATGAGTCGACTGGACACCCTACGCGAGTGAAAGGAGCCGAAAATGGCAACGACACTGCAGGGCAAGCGAGTCGCTTTCCTGGCCACCGACGGGGTCGAGGAGGTCGAGTACACCCAGCCGCGTGAGGCGGTCGAGGCGGCCGGCGCCGCAGTCGAACTCGTGTCGATAAAGTCGGGCGAGATCCAGGCCTTCAACCACCTGAACAAGTCGAAGACGTACCCGGTGGACGTCACTGCGGACAAGGCGGACCCGGAGTCCTACGACGCGCTGGTGCTGCCCGGCGGGGTGGCGAACCCGGACTTTCTCCGGGCCGACCCCGACGCGGTCGGCTTCGTCCGGGCGTTCTTCACCGCCGGCAAGCCGGTGGGCGCGATCTGTCACGGGCCGTGGACGATGATCGATGCCGAGGTGGTACGGGGACGCACCCTCACCTCCTGGCCGAGCCTGCGCACCGACCTGACCAACGCGGGGGCGACCTGGGTCGACGCCGAATGCCACGTGGACAACGGACTGGTCACCAGCCGTAAGCCCGACGACCTGCCGGCGTTCTGCGCCAAGCTCGTGGAGGAGATCGCCGAAGGCAGGCACTGAGTGGCGGGTACGGGCGCGCCGTTGAGCCCGTACCCGCCACTGCGCCCGCGGGTGCGTCGGACCGCTACGGGCGGTCCGACGCACCGACGGGGGACAGGTGCCGGGCGTACGCCTCGGTGGTGAAGAACGCCGGCAGGTCCTCGCCGAGCGCCGTCTCCTCGACGATCCGGGCCGCCGCCTCGGCCCGGTCGCGGTCCGGGCCGTCACGCCCGTCGACCAGGTCGGCCAGCTCCTCGGCCAGGATCGACCGGACCAGGTCGGTGGTGACGCAGCCGCCGTCGGCCAGCGGGGTGCCGTGCTGGCACCACTGCCACACCTGACAGCGGGCGATCTCGGCGGTCGCCGCGTCCTCCATCAGGTTCCACAGCGCCACCGCGCCGGCACCGCCCAGCCAGGCGTCGACGTACCGCAGCGCCACCGCGACGTTGGCGCGGACCCCGGCCGCGCTCACCTGGCCCGGGGTCTTGTCGACGGCGAGCAGGTCGGTCGCGGTCACCGCCACCTCGTCACGTAGCCGGTCGATCTGGTGCGGCCGGTCGCCGAGCACCGCGTCGAAGACCTCCCGGCAGGTCGGCACCAGACCTGGGTGGGCCACCCAGGAGCCGTCGAAGCCGTCGCCGGCTTCGCGCTGCTTGTCCGCCCGCACCTTGCCCAGCGCGGCCTCGTTGATCTGCGGGTCCCGGCTGGGAATGAAGGCGGCCATTCCGCCGATGGCGTGCGCGCCGCGCCGGTGGCAGGTCCGCACCAGCAGTTCGGTGTAGGCCCGCATGAACGGCACGGTCATGGTCACCTCGGCGCGGTCGGGCAGGACGAAGTCCGGCCACTGCCCGAAGTTCTTGATCACGCTGAAGATGTAGTCCCACCGGCCGGCGTTCAGCCCGGCGGAGTGTTCCCGCAGTTCGTAGAGGATCTCCTCCATCTCGAACGCGGCGGTGATCGTCTCGATCAGCGTGGTCGCCCGGATGGTGCCCTGCGGCAGGCCAAGGTAGCGCTGGGCGAAGACGAACACGTCGTTCCACAGCCGCGCCTCGCGGTGGCTCTCCAGCTTCGGCAGGTAGAAGTACGGGCCGGCACCGGCGTCGAGCTGCCGGCGGGCACAGTGGAAGAAGTACAGCCCGAAGTCGACCAGGCTGGCCGAGATCGGCCGACCGTCGACCGCGATGCCCTTCTCCACCAGGTGCCAGCCGCGCGGGCGGACCACGATCGTGGCCAGTTCCTCGCCGAGGGCGTACCGCTTGCCCCGGTCGTCGGTGAAGTCGATCCGCCGGTCCAGGGCGTCCATCAGGTTGAGCTGCCCGCCGATGACGTTGCGCCAGGTCGGGCTGGTGGCGTCCTCGAAGTCGGCCAGCCACACCTTCGCGCCCGAGTTCAACGCGTTGACGGTCATCTTCCGGTCGGTCGGCCCGGTGATCTCCACCCGCCGGTCGACCAGGCCGGGCGCGGCGGGCGCGACCCGCCAGGACTCGTCGGCGCGGATCTGTGCGGTCTCCGGGAGGAAGTCCGGCAACTGGCCGGAGGCGTACCGGGCCCGTCGGGCCCGCCGGGTGTCCAGCAGCGCCACCCGCCGGGCGGCGAACTCGCCGTCCAGGGCGACCAGGAACTCCAGCGCCTCGGCAGTGAGCACTTCGTCGAACCGGTCGGCCATCGGGCCGAGAATCTCGTACCTCACGCGAACTGCTCCTCTTCGGTCGAGCCGCGTAGCGCGGTGGTCTCCGCGGCCGGGTTGAGCACGGTGCTGATCAGGTCGAAGTAGCCGGTGCCGACCTCCCGTTGGTGCTTGACGGCGGTGTAGCCGGCCGGCTCGGCGGCGAACTCACGCTCCTGCAACGACACGTACGCGCTCATCCCGTCGCTGGCGTAGCCGCGCGCCAGGTCGAACATCGAGTAGTTCAGCGCGTGGAAGCCGGCCAGGGTGATGAACTGGAACTTGTACCCCATGTGGCCCAGTTCCCGCTGGAACTTGCCGATGGTGGCGTCGTCGAGGTGCTTGCGCCAGTTGAACGACGGCGAGCAGTTGTACGCCAGCAGCTGGTCCGGGTACTCGCTCTTGATCGCCTCGGCGAACCGGCGGGCGACCTCCAGGTCGGGGGTGCTGGTCTCCATCCACAGCAGGTCGGCGTGTGGCGCGTAGGCGAGCCCGCGGGCGATGCACGGCTCGATGCCGTTGCGCACCCGGTAGAAGCCTTCGGCGGTGCGCTCGCCGGTGACGAACGGCTGGTCCCGTTCGTCGATGTCGGTGGTCAGCAGGGTGGCGGCCTGGGCGTCGGTGCGGGCGATCACCACGCTCGGCACCCCGGCGACGTCGGCGGCGAGCCGGGCCGCCTCCAGGGTGCGGATGTGCGCCCCGGTCGGGATCAGCACCTTGCCGCCCAGGTGGCCGCACTTCTTCTCGGCGGCCAGCTGGTCCTCCCAGTGCACCCCGGCCGCGCCGGCGGCGATCATGGCGGTCATCAGCTCGTACGCGTTGAGCACGCCGCCGAAGCCGGCCTCGGCGTCGGCCACGATCGGGGCGAGCCAGTCGGTGGCCGGGCTGCCGGCGCCGGCCGGTCCGGCACCGCCCTCGCCGCTCTCGGCGGTGTCGATCTGGGCGGCCCGCAGCAGTGCGTTGTTGATCCGGCGGACCACCGCCGGCACCGAGTTCGCCGGGTAGAGGCTCTGGTCGGGGTAGGTGTGGCCGGCGAGGTTGGCGTCGGCCGCGACCTGCCAGCCGGAGAGGTAGATCGCCTTGAGCCCGGCCCGGACCATCTGCACCGCCTGGTTGCCGGTGAGCGCGCCGAGCGCGTGGACGTAGTCCTCGCTGTGCAGCAGTTGCCACAGCCGTCTGGCGCCGTGCCGCGCGAGGGTGTGTTCCTCGGTGATCGCGCCGCGCAGCCGCACCACGTCGGCGGGGCGGTAGCTGCGCCGCACGCCGTGCCAGCGCGGGTCGGTGTCCCATTCGTGCTGCAACTGATCGACTGCGTTCTGCATCGTCGTCTCCTTGTCCGGTGGCGTGTCGCCCACTGTGGCGCAGCCCCGGCGGTCGGGTCGAGACACGGAAGAAGCCAATTGTTGAAAAGTTCTCAGCCGATTTTGCCAACTTGCTAATTGTCCTGTTGGCAGCCGTGTTAATGCCGGTCCGCAGCGTGTTAACGTGTGCGAATAGTGTTCGGCGGCGACTCGGGAGGTGCGGGCGGTGACCAAGACCTTCGCCGGTGCCCGGCTGCGCCGGATGCGCGAGGAGCGGGGCATCAGCCAGACCGAGCTGGCCCGGCAGCTCAACATCTCCGCGAGCTATCTCAACCAGATCGAGCACGATTCCCGACCGCTGACCGTCGCCGTACTGATGCGGATCACCGAGGTGTTCGGCGTCGATCCGACCAGCTTCGCCCCGCACGACACCCCGCGCCTGGTCGCCGGGCTGCGTGAGGCGCTCGGCGCCCGCGCCGGGATCGGCGAGCTGACCGAGTTCGCCTCCCGGCTGCCCGAGGTGGCCGAGGCGGTCATCGACCTGCACCGGCGCTACCAGCAGGTCGACGAGCAGCTGTCCGAACTGGTCGGCGACCGGGAACGGCTCGGCCACAGCCCGCACGACCAGGTCACCGAGTTCTTCTACCGGCGGCAGAACTACGTTCCGGCGGTCGACGAGGCGGCCGAACGGCTCGCCGGGCAGATCGGCATCCGCCGGGGCGAGGCCCGCACGGCGTTGCAGGACCGCCTCGCGCAGCGCCACGGCGTACGGATCTCCCGCGACGACGCCGAGTCCCTCGGCGGTGAGCTGCACCGCTACCGACCGCAGACCCGGACCCTGCACCTGTCGACCTCGCTGCGCGCCGGGCAGGAGGCGATCCGGATGGCCGCCCAGATCGCTCTGCTGGAGTACGCCGACGTGATCGACGAGATCATCGAGGAGGAGGGGTTCACCGACGTCCAGACCCAGATCCTCACCCGGGTCGGGCTGGCCAACTACTTCGCGGCGGCGCTGGTCCTGCCGTACGAGCAGTTCCTCACCGCCGCCGAGCAGCGCCGCTACGACATCGACCTGCTCACCGAGCACTTCGCGGTGGGCTGGGAGACCGTCTGCCACCGGCTCAGCACCCTGCAACGGCCCCGTGCACGCGGGGTGCCGTTCTCGTTCGTCCGGGTCGACCGGGCCGGCAACATGTCCAAGCGTCAGTCCGCGACCGGGTTCCCGTTCTCCCGCACCGGCGGCACGTGTCCGCTGTGGAACGTCTACGAGGCGTTCGGTTCGCCGGGCCGGGTGGTCACCCAGATCGCCGCGATGCCCGACGGCCAGCGTTACCTGTGGATCGCCCGCACCGTCATCCGGCACAACGGCGGCTACGGTCAACCCGGCAAGGTGTACGCGATCGGTTTGGGCTGCCAGACCCGCCACGCCGGCCGGCTCGTCTACTCCGCCGGGATGGACCTGCACGCCGCCGACGCGGCCACCCCGATCGGCCCCGGCTGCAAGACCTGTGAGCGGATGACCTGCCCGCAGCGGGCCGCCCCACCGATCAGCCGCCAGCTCGACGTCGACGTCAACCGCAGCACTTTCATCCCGTACCCGCTCAAGGACTGAGCCGGGCGCGGGCCCGCGCCGGCGGCGCGCCGACCGCCGCGACCAGGCCCTCCAGGGCGAACGTCGCCGCGCCGAGACTGACCGGGTTGCCGGCGACCCGGCCCAGGGTGATCTCGGCCGCCGCCAGCGGCCGGCGCAGCGCGTGCCGGGCGGCCTGCGCCCGGACCCCGTCGAGCAGCGCCGGCCCGAGCCGGGCCGCGACCCACCCGCTGAGCGCCACCACCTGCGGGTTGACCAGGTTCACCAGGTCGGCGACGGCGACCCCCAGGTGGTACGCGGTGTCGGCGACGACCGCGAGCGCGGTCGGATCCGCAGCCGCCACCCCGGCGGCGAGCGCGTCGATGGTGGCGGTCTGATCGTCGGTCCGCAGCATCGGGCTGGCCGGATCCCGCTCGCGCAGGTGGGCCACGATCCCGGGGGCCCCGACGTACGCTTCGACGCAGCCCCGGGCCCCGCAGTGGCAGGCCCGCCCGTCGGGGACCAGCCGGGTGTGCCCCCACTCGCCGGCGCTGTTGGTGGCACCCCGGTAGAGGCTGCCGCCGAAGGCCAGGCCGGCGCCGACACCGGTGCCGAGAGTCAGTACGGCGACGTGGTCGCGCCCCCGGCCGGCCCCGAACCACAGTTCGGCGACGACGCTGGCCCGCAACGGGTTGTCCAGGTGCAGCGGCAGGTCGAGGCGCGCGGGCAGGTCCAGCGCGGCGGCGAGCAGACCCCGCAGTGGTACGTCGTGCCAGTTCCAGTTGGGCGCGAACGCGCTGACCCCGCCTTCGCGGTCGACCTGACCGGGCACGCTGACCCCGACGCCGAGCAGCCGGCGGCGGGCGACACGTCGGTCCCGCAGCACCGCGTGCACCCCGGTGACCACGTGCGCGACGACCTGCTCCGGCCGGTTCTCCGCCGGGTGCAGCCGGTCGGTGTGGCTGGCCAGCACGGTCAACGTCGGGTCGAAGGCGTCGACGTGCACGTACGTCTCGGCGACGTCGACGCCGACGAGGACGCCGCCGGCCGGGTCGACCGCGACCAGGCCGCGCGGGCGGCCGCCGCCGGAGTCCTGGAACCCGACCTCGGTGAGCAGCCCCAGGTCCAGCAGTTGGGTGACGAGGGTGGAGACGGTGGCCTGGCTCAGCCCGGTCTCGGTGGCCACCTCCTGACGGGACACCGCGCCGGCGGCGAGGATCTGCCGCAGCACCTCGAACCGGTTGGCGACCCGGATGTCCCTGGAGGTACGCCGCACCATCGCCCACCCCCGTCCGCCCTCGCCGTACGCCGCCGCACCCAGTGTGCCGGTCGTGGCGGCGACGTACGGCAGGTGGGCGGCGCTAGACCACGCCGACCCGCTGGAACTGCTGGTTGGCGGCGGTGCCGCAGGTGTACTGGATCACCCGGGCGCTGTCGGCGGTGGAGTAGCCGGCGACGTCCAGGCACTTGCCGCTGTGCCGGGCCACGATCCGCAGGTGGCCGGAGCCGACGTCGACCAGTTGCCACTGTTGGTCGGTGCGGCCGGCCTGGCAGGCGTACTGGGCGATGGTGGCGTGGTCGGCGGTGGAGCCACCGGCGACGGTCAGGCAGCGGTCGCTGTGCCGGGCCACCAACTGGTGGTAGCCGGTGCCGAGGTCACGCAGCTGCCAGTGCTGGTTGCCACCGTTGTGGCAGCCGTACTGGGCGACCTCGGTGGCGTCGGCGGTGGAGGCGTTGAGCACGTCGAGGCACTTGCCGCTGTGCCGGGCCCGCAAAGTCTCGTAGGCGTACCCGCCGCCGACGCCGGTGACCTGCCCGGTGACGGTGTCGATGCTGACCTGCGGATGCCAGCTCATGCTCAGTGTCCGCGCCGACGGGAAGGTCAGCGGCAGCCAGACGTAGCGCGACTCGTTGACCCGGCCACCCCAGGCGCTGGCCCACCGGTCGCCGAGGTAGAGGTAGGAGGTGGTGGCGGTGCCCTGCACCGGCAGCACGTACGCCGGCTGGGAGCCGTAGGTGATGCTGTCGCCGAGGTTGGTCGGTGCCGTCCAGGTGCCGGTGATGGCGGTGGCGGTGGCGTACCGGGCCTGGTTGGGCTGCCAGCCGGTGGCGCCGGAGGTGACGAGGAAGTAGACACCGTCGCGTTTGAACATCGCCGGTGCCTCGCGGTAGTTGCCCGGCCAGAGGGTCTGGACCAGGGCGGCGACGCCGGTGTAGTCGGGCGTCAGCCGGTAGATGTTCAGGTCCGCGTTGACCCGGGTCGAGGAGATCAGGTACGCGGTGCCGTCGTCGTCGCGGTAGACGGTCATGTCCCGGGAGTCGTAGCCGAGCGGCCGGAAACTGCCGAGGTACGTGTAGTTGCCGTCGACGGTGTCGGAGGTGGCGACCGCCACCCGGGCCTGGCCGTAGTCGACGCCGTTCTCCCAGTGCATCCAGAGCACGTACTTGCCGGTGGCCGGGTTGTAGAGGATCTTGGGCCGTTCGATGTTGGCGACCGCCAGCTCCGGGCTGCTGGACTGGCGCAGCACGTGGTTGCGCAACTCCCAGGTGCGCAGGTCGGTTGACCGGTAGACGGAGACGTACCGGAAGGTGTGGTCGTCGTGGCGGTTCTCGCCGAACCAGTAGTAGTGGGCGCCGACCTTGATCATGCCGCCGCCGTGGGCGTGCACACCGGCGCCGGTGGTATCGGTGAACTGGGTGCCGTTGGTGACGGTCACCGGCGCGGCGGCGGCCGGTGCGGCCATCAGGGCGAGCGGGGCGAGCAGCGCGACGCAGGCGGCGGCGCGGGCGACGGCGGCGGCGCGGGCGACGGGCCGTGGGTGGGGGAGTTGGCCGGGGTCGACGGCGCGGGGTACGGCAGGCACGGGCTGCCTCCTTCGGTGGGGTGGGGCCGATGTGACGTGCGAGGACGGCCGGACGGCACATCTATTGACCCTTAGATTAAGTAATTGAGCGATGAAAGTCGATGGTGTGGGAGTGGGTCCGGGCGCTGCTGGCATCGTGACGGTGAGCGGTCGGCCCATTGTGGGCCACGACACCCGTCTTATAGTTGAATGCTCAACCGATGTCGTCGTACGGTCGACCCGGCCGTCACCACCTCGACCCGACAGGAGCGTCCGGTGTCCGACCTACGCAAGACCGCGACCAGCGCCGAGCCGCTGCACCCGCTGCTCGCCGAGCGATGGAGCCCCCGCGCCTTCGACCCGGACCACCAGCTCACCGACCGGCAGATCACCGCGCTGCTGGAGGCCGCCCGGTGGGCGCCGAGCGCCGGCAACAGTCAACCCTGGCGGTTCGCGGTCACCCGTCGGGGCAGCGCCGCCCACGCCAGCGTGCTCGACACACTGGATCCCGCCAACCAGGTCTGGGCGCACGCCGCCGCCGTGCTGATCGTGGTCGCGGCGCAGTCGGTCACCGCTGACGGAGCCAGCCGCCCCTGGGCCGCCTACGACACCGGCCAGGCGGTCGCGCACCTGTCCGTCCAGGCCCAGCACGAAGGACTGGCCGTGCATCAGATGGGCGGTTTCGACCGCGACCGGCTCGCCGCGCTGCTCGCCCACGACCCGACGGTCACCCCGCTGTCCGTCGTCGCGGTCGGTCGCCGCGCCCCGGCCGACGGCCTCGACGATCTCGATGCCTCCCTCGGCGAGCGCGAGCGTGCCCCGCGACAGCGACTTTCAGTGACCGATCTGATGCTCACGGTGGGTCCGGCCCTGGTTGCCGACCACCGTTGACCGGGTCGGTCACGGCATCGCACCCACCCGACTTGACCTGGGTCGCTAGCATTCGCGGGACCTGGAACTTGCCGGAAGGGGAGCCGTGTCACGGGTCCAGCAAGGAATACGTACCGCCGCCCAAGCAATCGCTCAGGGTGGTGATCCCCGGCAGATCGCGATGGCGGAGCTGCAGCGTCGAGGGGCCGCCGTGACCGGCGGGGCCGGTCAGCCCACCGGGGCCGGCCGGTCCGGCGCAGGCAACCGGGGGCCGTTGGCCGAGGACGGGATGGACCCGGTCGACTTCCCGGCCGCCCGCGACCTCGGCGGCAGCATCGACACCGTCATGGAGCAGCGCCGGGTTCCGCTCGACGACGCCGGTGAGGTGCTCAACCGCAGCGAGCAGCGCCGCGACGAGTCCGGGCAGGCGCACGTCATCTGCCCGATGGTGATCCCCCGTGGCCGGTCCCTCGCCACCATGCTGCCGGTGTCGCTGCTGCTCGTCCTCGGCGCGCTCGCCGCCGTCGTCATCTGGGCCGCCGGTGGCAGCGTGCTGTTCAACCCGTTCTTCGGCATCCATTACTGGCTGCTGTCGTTGTTCGCCGTCGGCTTCGTCTGGTGGCGCCAGGGCATGGTGATGGTGCCCGACGGCTGCGCCGCGCTGATCACCCGCTTCGGCAAGCTGGAGCAGGTCGTCGGCCCCGGTCGGGTGATCCTGCTGAACCCGTGGAAGCGGGTGTCGTACATCGTCAACACCACCCGCGAGTACCCGTTCAACGCCCCGGTGCGCGAGGCCCCCACCAAGGGCGGGGTGAAGGCCTCCATCGACCTGTTCATCCAGTTCCGGATCAGCGACCCGGTCGAGTTCGTCTACACCCTCGGCGCGGTGCGCGGCTTCGAGGAGAAGCTCAGCAACGCGGTCAGCGAGACCATCCGCAGCCTGATCTACGAGCAGGAGGCGGCCGAGATCTACAACATGGTCGGCGAGGACACCGGCCGCCTGCTGGAACAGCTCAACCAGCAGTTCCGCCCGGCGGTCGAGTTGACCAACGCCAACATCACCCACGCCGAACCCTCCGACCGCGAGTACCGGATGGACCTGGCCGCCCCGGAGATGGTGCGGGTCGCCAAGGACGCCTACACCCACCAGTACGCGCTGCAGTTGCGCAAGGAGCAGGACGAAGGTGACCTGACCAAGGAGCTGGCCACCCTGCAGGAGACCCTGTCGGCGATCCAGGCCGACATCGCCCAGTACCAGGCGCAGATGGATACCGCCGTCGAGCGGGAGACCAACCGGGCCGAGGCGCTGGCCCGCCAGCGCTACGTCTCCGCCGAATCCGAGGCGCGGGCCAACGCCGCGTTGCTGGAGGCCCAGGCACTGGACATCCGGGCGGTCACCGCCGCCGAGGCCCCCGAGATCCTCGAATACCGCTACCAGCGTGAGGTGCTCGACACCCTGGAGGAGATCGCCGACCACCTGCCCCGGCTGGTACGCATCGGCGGCTCGGCCGACCCGAACGGCGCGGTCGGCGTGGACCTGCTGAAACTGGCCCGCGAAATGGTCGGCGAGCGGGGCGCGGAGCTGTTCAGCGACACCGACATGGCCGCCATGCGGACCCGGCTGGCCGAGGTCGCCGCCCGCATCGCCGAACGCGAGCCGGAGATCGCCGCACTGCGCGAGGCCGACCGGCCGACCGTCACCACCGTCGATACCAACCCGCTGACCCCCGGTACGCCGGAGCTGACCGACGACGCCACGGAGGTTCGGCCGTGATCAACAAGTTCGCCAGTGGCCGTTCGGTGATCTCCGAGGCCGTCGCACCCTGGAGCGAGCTCGCCCAACTGTTGCGTGGCGGCGACGCCGGCAGCCTCGTCCCGGTGGTGATCCCCAAGCACCGCCGTCGGCTCGGCTGGATGGTGCCGCTCTGGCTCGGCCTGCTCGCCCTGCTCAGCGGGGTGATGTTCACCGTACGCGGCGACGACGGGCTGATCGGTGCCGCCTACGGCGCGCTCGCCGGCGCCAGCTGGGCCGTCGGGGTGCTGTTGCTGCTGCTCGGCGCGCTCTGGTGGTGGCGCTCGTCGATCGTGGAGATCGAACAGGGCACGCACGGCGTCCTGACCCGGTACGGTGCGGTGACCCGCACGCTGGAGCCGGGCCGGCACTACCTGTGGCACCCGTGGTCCCGGGTCGACTTCGTCGTCGACGTCGCCACCGAGATCCCGTACTCGGCGCCGGTGATGGCCTGCCCGACCCGGGAGAACGTGCCGCTGCGTTCGATCGAGTTCTTCATGAAGCTGCGGATCACCGATGCGGTGCTGTTCGTGCGGACCATCGGCGCCGGCAACTTCGACCTGGTGCTGTCCAGTGCCGTGCAGGACGCCATCCGGCAACGGGCCCGCCAGGTGCAGACCGAGCGGGCGTACGACCTGCGCGGCTCCGACGTCGCCGACATGCAGGAGCTGCTCAACCGGCAGCTGTCCCGCTACGGGGTACGGATCACCGGCTGCAACATCCCGGACGTGCAGCTGCCCACCCAGTACCAGCAGCACCTGGCCACCCGGGAACGGGTCGCCAAGGAGCACGCCGCGTACGAGCAGGAGTGGGGTCTGACCCGCAAGCGGCGCATCGACAGCCTGCAGATGGACATCGAGCGGGCCAAGAAGGTGCGCGACGCCCGGTTCGTCGAGGTCAAAGC from Solwaraspora sp. WMMD791 includes:
- a CDS encoding SPFH domain-containing protein, whose amino-acid sequence is MAELQRRGAAVTGGAGQPTGAGRSGAGNRGPLAEDGMDPVDFPAARDLGGSIDTVMEQRRVPLDDAGEVLNRSEQRRDESGQAHVICPMVIPRGRSLATMLPVSLLLVLGALAAVVIWAAGGSVLFNPFFGIHYWLLSLFAVGFVWWRQGMVMVPDGCAALITRFGKLEQVVGPGRVILLNPWKRVSYIVNTTREYPFNAPVREAPTKGGVKASIDLFIQFRISDPVEFVYTLGAVRGFEEKLSNAVSETIRSLIYEQEAAEIYNMVGEDTGRLLEQLNQQFRPAVELTNANITHAEPSDREYRMDLAAPEMVRVAKDAYTHQYALQLRKEQDEGDLTKELATLQETLSAIQADIAQYQAQMDTAVERETNRAEALARQRYVSAESEARANAALLEAQALDIRAVTAAEAPEILEYRYQREVLDTLEEIADHLPRLVRIGGSADPNGAVGVDLLKLAREMVGERGAELFSDTDMAAMRTRLAEVAARIAEREPEIAALREADRPTVTTVDTNPLTPGTPELTDDATEVRP
- a CDS encoding RICIN domain-containing protein, which translates into the protein MPAVPRAVDPGQLPHPRPVARAAAVARAAACVALLAPLALMAAPAAAAPVTVTNGTQFTDTTGAGVHAHGGGMIKVGAHYYWFGENRHDDHTFRYVSVYRSTDLRTWELRNHVLRQSSSPELAVANIERPKILYNPATGKYVLWMHWENGVDYGQARVAVATSDTVDGNYTYLGSFRPLGYDSRDMTVYRDDDGTAYLISSTRVNADLNIYRLTPDYTGVAALVQTLWPGNYREAPAMFKRDGVYFLVTSGATGWQPNQARYATATAITGTWTAPTNLGDSITYGSQPAYVLPVQGTATTSYLYLGDRWASAWGGRVNESRYVWLPLTFPSARTLSMSWHPQVSIDTVTGQVTGVGGGYAYETLRARHSGKCLDVLNASTADATEVAQYGCHNGGNQHWQLRDLGTGYHQLVARHSDRCLTVAGGSTADHATIAQYACQAGRTDQQWQLVDVGSGHLRIVARHSGKCLDVAGYSTADSARVIQYTCGTAANQQFQRVGVV
- a CDS encoding nitroreductase family protein, which gives rise to MSDLRKTATSAEPLHPLLAERWSPRAFDPDHQLTDRQITALLEAARWAPSAGNSQPWRFAVTRRGSAAHASVLDTLDPANQVWAHAAAVLIVVAAQSVTADGASRPWAAYDTGQAVAHLSVQAQHEGLAVHQMGGFDRDRLAALLAHDPTVTPLSVVAVGRRAPADGLDDLDASLGERERAPRQRLSVTDLMLTVGPALVADHR
- a CDS encoding SPFH domain-containing protein yields the protein MINKFASGRSVISEAVAPWSELAQLLRGGDAGSLVPVVIPKHRRRLGWMVPLWLGLLALLSGVMFTVRGDDGLIGAAYGALAGASWAVGVLLLLLGALWWWRSSIVEIEQGTHGVLTRYGAVTRTLEPGRHYLWHPWSRVDFVVDVATEIPYSAPVMACPTRENVPLRSIEFFMKLRITDAVLFVRTIGAGNFDLVLSSAVQDAIRQRARQVQTERAYDLRGSDVADMQELLNRQLSRYGVRITGCNIPDVQLPTQYQQHLATRERVAKEHAAYEQEWGLTRKRRIDSLQMDIERAKKVRDARFVEVKAALNKAREQVAQLLEQQETNAQRVRFEIETRGRSGLIAAENEAKAQRRLAQAYRDNRAVLQYELALRRLEVGAELANKAPQPVVVRTDGAGGGGIDTSALSTLLTAQLLPRAAALPTSGSAAVEQQDS